From a single Photobacterium gaetbulicola Gung47 genomic region:
- a CDS encoding molybdopterin biosynthesis protein MoeB (COG0476,COG0607), whose protein sequence is MVELTDAEMLRYNRQIILRQFDFDGQEALKATSMLILGAGGLGCASSQYLAAAGVGKLTLIDDDKVEVSNLQRQVLHNDSTVGMLKVDSAKRALQMINPNTVIATVAKRLDDEALKALIKQHDMVLDCCDNVDTRNQLNRLCFETKTPLISGAAIRMEGQISVYTYQDNEPCYQCLSALFGQQALTCVEAGIMSPVVGIVGAVQAMEAIKVAANMGQPLTGKILMLDAMTMSWREMKLGKQPSCQVCG, encoded by the coding sequence GTGGTAGAACTTACCGATGCAGAGATGCTGCGCTATAACCGCCAGATTATTCTTAGACAATTTGATTTTGATGGCCAGGAAGCGCTCAAAGCCACCTCGATGCTGATCCTTGGTGCTGGTGGATTGGGTTGTGCATCCAGCCAATACCTTGCAGCCGCCGGCGTTGGCAAGCTCACCTTGATCGATGACGATAAAGTCGAAGTGTCCAACCTCCAGCGACAGGTTTTGCACAACGACAGCACGGTCGGCATGCTGAAAGTCGACTCTGCCAAGCGGGCTCTGCAGATGATCAACCCGAATACCGTTATCGCAACCGTGGCAAAACGTCTTGATGACGAAGCTCTAAAAGCGCTTATTAAGCAGCATGATATGGTGCTCGATTGTTGTGATAATGTGGATACCCGAAACCAGCTAAATCGATTGTGTTTCGAAACCAAGACTCCGTTGATTTCCGGTGCAGCTATCCGCATGGAAGGCCAGATCAGTGTTTATACCTATCAGGATAACGAGCCTTGCTACCAGTGCCTGAGCGCCCTATTTGGCCAGCAAGCCCTGACGTGCGTAGAAGCCGGGATCATGTCGCCGGTAGTTGGCATTGTCGGCGCGGTACAAGCCATGGAAGCGATTAAAGTCGCCGCTAATATGGGACAGCCACTGACGGGTAAAATCCTGATGCTCGATGCCATGACCATGAGCTGGCGGGAAATGAAACTCGGCAAGCAGCCGAGTTGTCAAGTTTGTGGTTAA
- a CDS encoding hypothetical protein (COG2095) gives MHDLLTVSVTVFMGFFAIMNPIANTAVFIGLTSDQTHQQQKATAFKALLTAFCIVAAFSLLGKGIFHAFGITLPALRISGGILVFLVGYHMLQGSSSSMHSHQEEDSQNNTSSEGQDVAISPLALPILAGPGTIATAMNYSAAGGFLSIAVTISAFALLCLISLICFIYGQKLVSLLGVNGLGIVTRLMGLILTVIGMQMGIQGIHDAIALFDHLTK, from the coding sequence ATGCACGACTTACTGACTGTTAGCGTAACCGTCTTTATGGGTTTCTTCGCCATTATGAACCCGATCGCTAACACCGCTGTCTTCATCGGTTTAACCAGTGATCAAACCCACCAGCAACAGAAAGCGACAGCATTCAAAGCCCTATTGACTGCTTTTTGCATCGTGGCGGCTTTCAGCCTGCTAGGCAAAGGGATCTTCCACGCTTTCGGTATCACTCTACCCGCGCTTCGGATTTCAGGGGGCATCTTGGTGTTCCTGGTTGGTTACCATATGCTGCAAGGCAGTAGCTCTTCAATGCATAGTCATCAAGAAGAAGATAGCCAAAACAATACCAGCAGTGAAGGACAGGACGTGGCGATTTCACCGCTTGCTCTCCCCATACTGGCAGGGCCAGGCACCATCGCAACCGCCATGAACTATTCTGCGGCAGGTGGTTTTCTGAGTATCGCCGTCACGATTTCTGCCTTTGCACTGTTGTGCCTCATCAGCTTGATTTGCTTTATTTATGGCCAGAAGCTGGTGAGTTTGCTCGGGGTTAACGGATTAGGTATCGTCACCCGGCTAATGGGGTTAATCCTGACAGTCATCGGGATGCAAATGGGGATTCAGGGAATACATGATGCCATCGCCCTGTTCGATCACCTTACTAAATAA
- a CDS encoding putative molybdopterin biosynthesis protein MoeA (COG0303), whose amino-acid sequence MGCCDTPGLMPVETALTKILDQVEPLKDVTSVSLSDGMGLVLAEDICSPINVPPFANSAMDGYALRSADLESTDTLRMAGKSFAGIPYDGVCQPGECIRIMTGAQMPEGADTVIMQEETDVDGDNIRFTAKVSHGKNVRPIGDDVHQGDVVVAKGNRITAREMPLLASLGIATLPVYRRPVVAFFSTGDELRPVGEPLEAGQIYDSNRYGIRALLEKFGCDVMDLGIIPDCPEKLREAFDKATTADVLVTSGGVSVGEADYTKDILDEQGEIGFWKIAMKPGKPFAFGTIKNTWFCGLPGNPVSAMVTLYQLVQPMLAKLSGHSQYQPPQRLKAKATTVFKKRPGRADYQRGIYQLNSEGLVEVATTGNQGSGAFSSMHQANCFVVLEQERGRVMPGEEVTIELFNHAMY is encoded by the coding sequence ATGGGATGTTGTGACACTCCAGGCTTAATGCCAGTCGAAACCGCACTGACTAAAATTCTTGACCAGGTTGAACCACTCAAAGATGTAACATCAGTTTCTCTTTCTGACGGTATGGGCTTGGTGCTGGCTGAAGATATTTGCTCACCAATTAACGTACCCCCTTTTGCTAACTCGGCAATGGATGGCTATGCCCTGCGCAGTGCTGATCTGGAAAGTACAGATACCTTGCGCATGGCAGGTAAGTCATTTGCCGGCATCCCCTACGACGGTGTTTGCCAGCCTGGCGAATGTATCCGCATCATGACCGGTGCTCAAATGCCAGAAGGTGCTGATACCGTTATCATGCAGGAAGAAACCGATGTCGACGGTGATAACATCCGCTTCACGGCCAAGGTCTCTCACGGCAAGAACGTCCGCCCTATTGGTGATGATGTTCATCAGGGTGATGTGGTCGTCGCAAAAGGCAACCGTATCACCGCCCGCGAGATGCCACTGCTGGCTTCTCTGGGTATTGCTACCCTGCCCGTTTATCGTCGCCCAGTGGTTGCTTTCTTCTCGACCGGTGATGAGCTTCGCCCGGTTGGCGAGCCGCTGGAAGCGGGTCAGATCTACGACAGCAACCGCTACGGCATCCGTGCTCTATTGGAAAAATTCGGTTGTGACGTAATGGATCTGGGGATTATCCCTGACTGTCCTGAAAAACTGCGTGAAGCCTTCGATAAAGCCACCACCGCCGATGTATTGGTTACCTCCGGTGGTGTCAGCGTGGGCGAAGCCGACTACACCAAAGACATCTTGGATGAGCAAGGCGAGATCGGCTTTTGGAAAATTGCGATGAAACCGGGCAAACCTTTTGCCTTCGGTACCATCAAAAACACTTGGTTCTGTGGCCTGCCGGGCAACCCGGTATCGGCCATGGTCACGCTTTACCAATTGGTACAGCCCATGCTGGCCAAGCTGTCGGGCCATAGCCAATACCAGCCACCGCAGCGCCTGAAAGCCAAGGCGACAACAGTCTTTAAAAAGCGTCCGGGCCGTGCCGACTACCAACGTGGCATCTATCAACTGAACAGCGAAGGCCTGGTTGAAGTGGCAACGACAGGCAACCAGGGCTCAGGCGCCTTTAGCTCGATGCACCAGGCCAACTGCTTTGTAGTGCTCGAGCAAGAGCGCGGCCGTGTGATGCCGGGCGAAGAAGTGACGATCGAGCTGTTCAACCACGCAATGTACTAA
- a CDS encoding putative OmpA family domain-containing protein (COG2885), with translation MRNCKRYGLLLLSLLVFGCAQSDKAGMQSATEVDKFLAANYEQASVVVIERFGDVEQKERQVIITLKGDNSFAYNSSNVKTGGRVVLEQLSQTLKEFPESKVFIGGHTDSIGSEEYNRILSTQRAEAVHAILVDNGVDESRLGLFGFGKDFPIANNDTEEGRQLNRRIELRITPKFEAFTQ, from the coding sequence ATGCGAAATTGTAAAAGATATGGGTTGCTGCTGCTGTCTTTGCTTGTTTTTGGGTGTGCTCAATCTGACAAAGCAGGCATGCAGAGTGCGACTGAGGTGGATAAGTTCTTAGCAGCAAACTACGAACAAGCCTCCGTGGTGGTGATTGAGCGGTTCGGTGATGTTGAGCAAAAGGAGCGGCAAGTTATTATCACTTTAAAAGGGGATAATAGTTTTGCTTATAACAGTTCCAATGTGAAAACTGGAGGGCGAGTTGTGCTTGAGCAGCTTTCTCAGACTTTAAAGGAATTCCCTGAATCTAAAGTGTTTATTGGTGGCCATACCGATAGCATAGGCTCTGAAGAATATAACCGGATACTCTCTACACAAAGAGCAGAAGCGGTACATGCAATCCTAGTTGATAACGGGGTCGATGAGTCGCGATTAGGTTTGTTCGGTTTTGGTAAGGATTTCCCAATTGCGAATAATGATACTGAAGAGGGGCGGCAACTCAACCGCCGAATCGAGCTCCGGATAACGCCAAAGTTTGAAGCATTCACGCAATAG